The sequence below is a genomic window from Dehalococcoidia bacterium.
TATTATCAAGTCGAGTGGTGCTTGAGGAATGGAGAGGAAATGAAACCGGCCGAAGTCCCGGTATCCCAGTTCGACAGTATGAGCTGGGTTACCAAGGAGTCAAAGGGAAGGGCGTATGTTACGGCAGGTACCGCGGTGAGGGACAATCTCCGCTGCTTCCTCCAGATGACGACGAACAATTGTGAATTCTATCACATCTTCACCCACACCGGTTGGCGGGAGATAGACGGGAAAAGGGTCTATCTGACCGGATCCGGAGCCATCGATCGGGATGATGTCGAGGTCGAGTTGCCCGGGAGGATGGCACAATACGCCTTGCCGAAGGATCTTGATTTGATGGACCCGGTAGAGGCGACCAAGACCAGTATCCGCTTCATGGATTTGGGGAACCCCGAGGTGAGTGTGCCCTTATGGGCGGCCATGCACCTGGCGCCGCTATCGGAGATTTTGGACCCTGACTTCATTATCTGGGTGACCGGGCGCACAGGGTCTCTCAAATCGACGATTGTGGCCTTGGCCCTTTGCCACTTCGGGAAATTCACCTACAAAACCCTGCCCTGTCAGTGGGCGTTCTGGACGCCGATGCGAATGCTGGAGCTGGCGTTCATGGCCAAGGACATCCCGTTGGTGATCGACAACTTCATGCCCGGCTCATCCAAGGACGAACAAAAGGAACTGGACCGGAAGGCGCACAAAATTATCCATGCCATTGGCGATCGGCAAGGGAGAGGCCGATATTCCGGCGGGACCGGCAATAATGATACGCCTCCTCCCAGAGGGTTGATCATCAGCACGGCAGAACAGGATCCGGATGTCGAAGGAACCCAGGGGAGGATGTTCATCATCCGTCCTGAACCGAACGAACTTCAAATAGACACCCTCTCCACCCTGCAGAGTGAAGATGCTCAGGTCTATTCCTATGCCATGGGCCAGTACATCCGATGGCTTAGCCGCAATTACCAGGATATGGAACAGATACTGCCGAGGATGTTTAAGGAAAACCGGTCTCTGGCCACCGCCAATGACATGCACAAACGAATCCCTTCGGCAACGGCCAGCCTTTACACGGCACTACAAATCGGGTTGACCTACGCACTGGAAATCGGAGCGATCGACGAAAAGGAATACGGCCGGCGGTGTTCCCAGGGGTGGGATATATTTACCAGCCTGGCCAACAGGCAGGTTTCGAGCATGAAAGAGCAGAGACTGTCCTATCGTTTCGCCCAGGCGCTCAAAACGCTGCTGGATCAGGACCGGTTGATCGTCATCGACCGTCAATATACCCACTTCTCCGAAGTCATCAAGTGGAAGGGGGATAAATCCTATGAGTTGGAGCTTAAGCCCAACCAGAGTTGGGCCGGATGGGAAGATGACGAATGGCTTTATCTGATACCGGATATCACCATGGATCGGGTCAGTGAGTTTTGCTTGAGAGGCCATGGGGCGCCGATGGGGAAGAAACGGGCGGTCATGGACGATCTGAGGCGTTCCGGAATGACGGATTGCTGCAAGGACAGCGCCAGAAAGAATGGATATAAGAACACCAATTTTGTCCGTTACGGTCCGGACAATGCCCTGAATGCCTCGGTCATCAAGTTCAAGAAATCGGCATTCGAAATGATAGAGGAGTAAAAGTTATGGGGACACCCTTCAAAAAACGGATACAACGGATACAGGCTTTCTTTGCTGAGGCTAAGGTGGGTGGGCTTCAGCTTCAATTGTTGTATCCGTTTTGTATCCGTTTTTTAAGAAAAGAGAGAAGAGTTGAGGAACCTCTGATCAAGTCCGTCGAAAAATAAATTCAGCGGAATTCCCTCAATAAAATAACGTCGAAGTGTGGGTTTTCCGTGGTTCCGCTCTCTGAATAACCCCTTTTCAGGGGGATTTCCAGGAT
It includes:
- a CDS encoding DUF3854 domain-containing protein yields the protein MLQVNTPEHDAQTEDPAPNPFSADVPYLTQSHLEHIKGSAISLEVARERGYKSILGKQTIAEKGFSKAQQRAPGILIPQYGPDVANVRYIYRPDNPRQNTKGKPVKYEVPTGDPIGIDTHPRCIEQLKDPTVPLFITEGTKKVDSLVSHQACAIGLNGVWGFKGRNQFGGTTFLADFDYIALKDRLVYIVYDSDITTKPQVRKAMERLADHLKRKQADAKIVQLPDLGDGKTGVDDFLAAGHTVEDVVALAVDDLEDIYREPIEVHNPIYSIQNGCHCMIKYKRDGGMEWVPLCNWAGRIDRIIIKDNGIIQEPYYQVEWCLRNGEEMKPAEVPVSQFDSMSWVTKESKGRAYVTAGTAVRDNLRCFLQMTTNNCEFYHIFTHTGWREIDGKRVYLTGSGAIDRDDVEVELPGRMAQYALPKDLDLMDPVEATKTSIRFMDLGNPEVSVPLWAAMHLAPLSEILDPDFIIWVTGRTGSLKSTIVALALCHFGKFTYKTLPCQWAFWTPMRMLELAFMAKDIPLVIDNFMPGSSKDEQKELDRKAHKIIHAIGDRQGRGRYSGGTGNNDTPPPRGLIISTAEQDPDVEGTQGRMFIIRPEPNELQIDTLSTLQSEDAQVYSYAMGQYIRWLSRNYQDMEQILPRMFKENRSLATANDMHKRIPSATASLYTALQIGLTYALEIGAIDEKEYGRRCSQGWDIFTSLANRQVSSMKEQRLSYRFAQALKTLLDQDRLIVIDRQYTHFSEVIKWKGDKSYELELKPNQSWAGWEDDEWLYLIPDITMDRVSEFCLRGHGAPMGKKRAVMDDLRRSGMTDCCKDSARKNGYKNTNFVRYGPDNALNASVIKFKKSAFEMIEE